Proteins encoded within one genomic window of Thermococcus celer Vu 13 = JCM 8558:
- a CDS encoding DUF7411 family protein — MLVHHLYSGGKDSSLSAWILKRLGYEVELVTVSFGTLDNWRFARETAERLGFEHRVLYLSKEILETAAEMAIREGHPNNAIQFIHERALEALASLPEVERVSDGTRRDDRVPLLDLPKARSLEDRFGVAYIRPLLGLGYRTIRELTGKLFVVEVRESEELEKADYEVELRHLLRERGIDPLTIFPRSHYQSRVLGWKE, encoded by the coding sequence ATGCTCGTCCACCATCTCTACTCCGGCGGCAAGGACTCGAGTTTGAGCGCGTGGATCCTGAAAAGACTCGGCTACGAGGTGGAACTCGTAACCGTCAGCTTCGGCACCCTCGATAACTGGCGCTTCGCCAGGGAGACCGCGGAGAGGCTCGGCTTCGAGCATCGCGTCCTTTACCTGTCGAAGGAGATCCTCGAGACGGCGGCGGAGATGGCCATCCGGGAAGGCCACCCGAACAACGCCATTCAGTTCATCCACGAGAGAGCCCTCGAGGCCCTGGCTTCCCTTCCCGAGGTCGAAAGGGTGAGCGACGGAACGAGGAGGGACGACAGGGTTCCGCTCCTCGATTTGCCGAAGGCCCGCTCGCTTGAGGACAGGTTCGGCGTCGCTTACATAAGACCACTCCTCGGCCTCGGCTACAGGACGATAAGGGAACTAACGGGAAAACTTTTCGTGGTTGAGGTAAGGGAGAGCGAGGAACTCGAGAAGGCCGATTATGAGGTCGAGCTCCGGCACCTGCTACGTGAAAGGGGAATCGACCCGCTCACGATATTTCCGAGGAGCCATTACCAGTCGAGGGTCCTCGGCTGGAAAGAATAG
- a CDS encoding DNA-binding protein, translating to MAEDIEEIRKRKLMELQKRYLEQQKAQEEAMKQEMELEAQLDAIMRRILTPEARERLGRVKLVKPELARQVQLVLVQLYQAGQITERIDDAKLKRILAQIDARTRRDFRIKW from the coding sequence ATGGCCGAGGATATAGAGGAGATCAGAAAGCGCAAGCTCATGGAGCTCCAGAAGAGGTACCTTGAACAGCAGAAGGCGCAGGAAGAGGCCATGAAGCAGGAGATGGAGCTCGAGGCCCAGCTCGACGCGATAATGAGGCGGATCCTGACGCCGGAGGCGAGGGAACGGCTCGGAAGGGTCAAACTCGTCAAACCCGAACTCGCGAGACAGGTTCAGCTGGTTCTCGTTCAGCTGTACCAGGCGGGGCAGATTACGGAACGGATAGACGACGCCAAACTGAAGAGGATTCTGGCGCAGATAGACGCCAGGACGAGGCGGGACTTCAGGATCAAGTGGTAG
- a CDS encoding 30S ribosomal protein S19e: MATVYDVPGDLLVERTAKALKEVEAIKPPEWAPFVKTGRHKERIPEQEDWWYYRVASIFRKIYIDGPVGIERLRTWYGGRKNRGHAPEHFYKAGGSIIRKALQQLEAAGFVQKVPGEGRIVTPQGQSFLDRIATELKKELEEQLPELKKY; the protein is encoded by the coding sequence GTGGCGACGGTTTACGACGTTCCCGGTGATTTGCTCGTTGAAAGGACCGCAAAGGCGCTCAAAGAGGTCGAGGCCATAAAACCGCCCGAGTGGGCCCCGTTCGTCAAGACGGGGAGACACAAGGAGAGGATTCCGGAGCAGGAAGACTGGTGGTACTACAGGGTCGCCAGCATCTTCAGGAAGATCTACATCGACGGACCGGTTGGAATAGAGCGCCTCAGGACCTGGTACGGCGGGAGGAAGAACCGAGGTCACGCGCCCGAGCACTTCTACAAGGCCGGCGGAAGCATCATAAGGAAGGCCCTCCAGCAGCTCGAGGCCGCGGGCTTCGTCCAGAAGGTTCCGGGCGAGGGCAGAATCGTGACCCCGCAGGGGCAGAGCTTCCTCGATAGGATAGCCACCGAGCTCAAAAAGGAGCTCGAGGAGCAGCTCCCCGAGCTCAAGAAGTACTGA
- a CDS encoding YhbY family RNA-binding protein, which translates to MEKRLSGKVRRAVRARYYDIPPRAWIGKRGLDAAVIEEINTQLEKDGVLKVEIRKGALISTGLDRRTLAERVAEATDSELIDVRGKRFILFKPREGWEKYLRKLGRKELSKEKREEKPVRKVRLDIAQFRRKFKKGRD; encoded by the coding sequence ATGGAGAAACGCTTATCCGGAAAGGTGAGAAGGGCGGTGAGGGCGAGATACTACGATATCCCCCCGAGAGCGTGGATAGGGAAGAGGGGGCTTGATGCGGCCGTCATAGAGGAGATAAACACCCAGCTCGAGAAGGACGGTGTCCTCAAAGTCGAGATAAGGAAGGGGGCGCTCATCTCCACGGGCCTCGACAGGAGGACCCTCGCCGAGAGGGTGGCCGAGGCGACGGACAGCGAGCTAATCGACGTTCGCGGCAAAAGGTTTATATTGTTCAAGCCCAGGGAAGGTTGGGAAAAGTATTTAAGGAAGCTCGGGAGAAAGGAGCTTTCGAAGGAAAAACGGGAGGAGAAGCCCGTTAGGAAGGTCAGGCTCGATATCGCTCAATTCAGGAGGAAATTCAAGAAGGGGAGGGATTGA